The genomic interval GTTCGCGCTGAAGAACATCGCCGCCTCGTTCTCGAACTCGTACTGCTTCTCGTACTTCTCGTTCGCCCGGACGGTGCCGCCGCCGGTGAGGGACTTCAGGATGCTCACGTCCCGGATCTCGCTCACCGAGATGTCGTCACCGACGTTCACGAACGCGCCCGGGAGGCCGCCCGTGGCGAAGTTGTCGTCGCCGGTGAGGTCCTGGAGCTCCACACTCGCCGCGTTGTCCTCGCCGACGAACCCGCGGAACAGCTGCCCCATCTGGGTCTTCCCGTTCGACCCCGGCCCGTACGTGATCAGGAAGGCGCGGTAGGGGTGCCCGGGCATCAGACCGTGCGCGAGGTGATCCAGAAGCGTGTCCCGGTCGGCCTCGCGCTTCGTGATGTCGTCGAGGAACTCCACGACGGGCTCCGGGTCGGCCTTCGCGGGTTCGTAGTCCCACTGGAGGCCGCGAGTGAACTTGTACGACGGGTCGTGATCGTGGAGGTCGCCGGTAGCGAGGTCCACGACGCCGTTCCCGACGCAGAGGTAGTGACCGTCCCGAGCGCGGGCGTTCAGCTCCTCCCGGTGGGTCTGGTGGCGGGCCTGGAGACGCGCGAGGACCTCGTCCTTCTGGCTGCGCGAGTAGTGCGTCCCCAGCTCGCGCTCCAGGACGTTCGCCACGAACTGCTCGCCCCAGCGGTTGAAGTACCCGCGGTCCTCGTCGTAGACCCAGAGCGTCTCGGACTCGACGACGAACATCCACGAGTACCGGTCGTCCAGGGCTTCAGCGGCGTAGTACCGCCCCCAGTCGTTCCCCTCTTCGCTGTAGAGGTCGCGGACGTAGTTCCAGGAGACCTCCCACTCGGTCGTCTCCCCGTCGCCTTCGTCGTCGTCGCCGCCGTCTCCCTCCTGTTCTGCCAGTGCTCGCGCCTCTCCGGGCGGTCGCTTGTGCTCGGGGCCCGACGACGTCTTCGGCATCTCCCAGCCGCTCTGACGGGCGTGGTGGATGACCGTCCCGATGGTGCGCCCGCCGCCGCTGCTGGCGTCGCTGATGATGCGTTCGGCGCGTTCTTCAGCCTCGCTGTCCCACTTGCTCCCCCCACGCGACCAGTCCTCGAACACCGAGAGGGCGGTGTGGTCGCTGCTGAAGAAGTCCGCGAGGGCGAAGCCGATGTCGCGCCAGGTGTTGTACTCGACGTCGGGATCGACGTGGTCCAGGGCGTCGCGGATGTCATCCTCGTCGAGGAACTCCTCCCGGTTCGCGCGACCGCCGTCGCTGGCGTCCTCGAAGTCGGCAGACCGTTCCTTCGTCGGGTCCTCACCCGTGACCGCCTTGTGCGCCTCGATCAGCCAGTCCTCGACGTAGTCGCCGGTGTCGGCGACCTCGTCGCCCGAGCCCTGGAGGCGGTCCCCGGTGAACGTGAAGAACTTCTTCCCGTACGCCTCCACGCCCTCGTGCTCTTCATCGGTGAAGTGGACGTCGCGCCACCACTCGGGCGGCTCGAAGCCGACGAGCGGGATATGGATGCCCTCGCCCGACGGCGAGAACTCCATGTACGCGTCCTCGTCGAAGAACGACTGGAGCGACGGGAGCCAGTCCTTCGGGCGACCGTCCTCGTCGGCGCACCCGTCCAGGTCCAGCGCGCCGTAGACGCCCGGAGCGTGGTCGTCGTTCGTGTTCGAGAAGACGTAGCCGATGCCCCACGTCTCGCGCTCCTGCGCG from Halorubrum sp. BV1 carries:
- a CDS encoding phage/plasmid primase, P4 family, with translation MSEVEVAADEIPEELKERDQWLMWDASADAPRRPHWRGNFSVSWTDPDDWHSFQEAVEAAQERETWGIGYVFSNTNDDHAPGVYGALDLDGCADEDGRPKDWLPSLQSFFDEDAYMEFSPSGEGIHIPLVGFEPPEWWRDVHFTDEEHEGVEAYGKKFFTFTGDRLQGSGDEVADTGDYVEDWLIEAHKAVTGEDPTKERSADFEDASDGGRANREEFLDEDDIRDALDHVDPDVEYNTWRDIGFALADFFSSDHTALSVFEDWSRGGSKWDSEAEERAERIISDASSGGGRTIGTVIHHARQSGWEMPKTSSGPEHKRPPGEARALAEQEGDGGDDDEGDGETTEWEVSWNYVRDLYSEEGNDWGRYYAAEALDDRYSWMFVVESETLWVYDEDRGYFNRWGEQFVANVLERELGTHYSRSQKDEVLARLQARHQTHREELNARARDGHYLCVGNGVVDLATGDLHDHDPSYKFTRGLQWDYEPAKADPEPVVEFLDDITKREADRDTLLDHLAHGLMPGHPYRAFLITYGPGSNGKTQMGQLFRGFVGEDNAASVELQDLTGDDNFATGGLPGAFVNVGDDISVSEIRDVSILKSLTGGGTVRANEKYEKQYEFENEAAMFFSANEPPRISEESDAIGDRLYPIEMPYRFVDNDAYDPENPKHKKKTPGISQSLLDDERAMQGLLLLAVKHAQELIESNGQYSMPEGPKERRELYEAASDPIRRFALEYLEQADQGDLILKDDAFDVYKAMCEEQDERVASADGFKRQIAQQALLDVESARTRKLTPGDTQERCWRYIRFDEDAKDLMSPRLIERYFPGEEAGDDDDDGDEDATSGDESPVEKERAAFGATSISSAAEALTGYVTVTAEVAAVQRLGEEGNGVKAILKDTTGAMDLKTWEEDWSARLEDLEGETVVVENAEVYDDDYDGTRKLAPVAGLTDVQTIQQGVGHTEGEEPGDAQGQLDETPTQAEAEADGGQVPDVVDDLAPRDDEDDTTSSVPEDAEGMLADARRLVELLEQRGIALEEREIVVAASIDRDLMGPERAKEALEYAVSEKGLIMETEDGYTPV